Proteins encoded by one window of Bacteroidota bacterium:
- a CDS encoding DUF2480 family protein: MDEIINKVAQSGLVELNLEEYFPKGERILLDIKDNLFQGLILKEKDFRVFIEQENWSKYQDKYVAVYCSVDAVIPTWAYMLLTVALEPYAKKIVFGTEEVLNSILLNESLQKINVDDYVDKRIIIKGCSNLPVPTNAFVEITRILKPVAKSIMYGEACSTVPLYKKKA, encoded by the coding sequence ATGGATGAAATAATCAATAAAGTAGCACAAAGCGGATTGGTGGAGTTGAATTTGGAAGAATATTTTCCAAAAGGAGAGCGCATTTTACTCGATATTAAAGACAATTTATTTCAAGGTTTGATTTTGAAGGAAAAAGATTTTCGTGTGTTTATTGAACAAGAAAATTGGAGCAAATACCAAGATAAATATGTTGCTGTGTATTGTTCTGTTGATGCGGTTATCCCAACATGGGCGTATATGCTATTAACAGTAGCGCTTGAGCCGTATGCAAAAAAAATTGTCTTTGGTACAGAAGAAGTGTTAAATTCCATTTTACTAAATGAATCGCTTCAAAAAATCAATGTTGATGACTATGTTGATAAACGCATAATCATAAAAGGTTGCAGCAATTTACCCGTTCCAACAAATGCCTTTGTGGAAATTACGCGCATACTTAAACCTGTTGCCAAAAGTATCATGTATGGCGAAGCATGTTCTACGGTTCCTTTGTATAAAAAGAAAGCTTAG
- the purD gene encoding phosphoribosylamine--glycine ligase, whose amino-acid sequence MNILLLGSGGREHAFAWKLKQSKKLAKLFIAPGNAGTSSCGENVAISPTDFVQVKSFVLANKINMVVVGPEDPLVKGIYDFFKDDLELKNIPVIGPSQQGAQLEGSKEFSKKFLIKNNIPTAQYKSFTKDTLSDGIDFLKTLKPPYVLKADGLAAGKGVVIPTTLREAEMELTEMLANSKFGAASQTVVIEEFLHGIELSVFVLTDGKSYLLLPAAKDYKRIGDGDTGLNTGGMGAVSPVPFADETFIKKVEERIVKPTIAGLRNDTIDYKGFIFIGLMNCGGDPYVIEYNCRMGDPETEVVLPRIKNDLVELFEAVANQTLDKTKIDIDSRFATTVMLVSGGYPGEYKKGIELLGLEKPTESILFHAGTQQEKGKTKTAGGRVLAVTSYGDSIKEAVDRSYKTISSICYDGIYYRKDIGKDLM is encoded by the coding sequence ATGAATATTCTATTATTAGGATCGGGTGGTAGAGAACACGCGTTCGCATGGAAGCTCAAGCAAAGTAAAAAGTTGGCTAAATTATTTATCGCACCCGGAAATGCAGGAACTTCCAGTTGTGGAGAGAATGTTGCTATTTCCCCAACAGACTTCGTACAAGTAAAATCTTTCGTTCTTGCCAATAAAATAAATATGGTTGTTGTGGGTCCTGAAGACCCTTTGGTTAAAGGCATTTATGATTTTTTTAAAGATGATTTAGAATTAAAGAATATTCCTGTTATAGGTCCTAGCCAGCAGGGTGCGCAACTGGAGGGAAGCAAAGAGTTTTCAAAAAAATTTCTAATAAAAAATAATATTCCAACAGCTCAATACAAAAGCTTTACAAAGGATACACTTTCTGATGGAATAGATTTTTTGAAAACACTAAAACCTCCGTATGTATTAAAGGCAGATGGATTGGCAGCAGGAAAAGGTGTTGTTATTCCGACTACATTAAGAGAAGCGGAGATGGAGTTAACAGAAATGTTAGCTAATTCAAAATTTGGAGCAGCTTCTCAAACAGTTGTTATTGAAGAGTTTTTACACGGCATTGAATTGTCTGTGTTTGTGCTTACAGATGGGAAATCATATTTACTATTGCCGGCAGCAAAAGATTACAAACGTATTGGAGATGGAGATACCGGACTGAATACAGGTGGAATGGGCGCTGTATCGCCCGTACCTTTTGCGGATGAGACATTTATAAAAAAAGTAGAAGAAAGAATTGTTAAGCCAACCATAGCAGGGCTAAGAAATGATACTATAGATTATAAGGGTTTTATTTTTATTGGATTAATGAACTGCGGAGGAGATCCTTATGTAATTGAATACAATTGCCGCATGGGCGATCCAGAGACAGAGGTTGTGTTACCAAGAATTAAAAACGATTTAGTTGAGTTGTTCGAGGCTGTAGCAAATCAAACTCTTGATAAAACAAAAATTGATATTGATTCACGATTTGCAACCACGGTAATGCTTGTTTCCGGAGGTTACCCGGGTGAATATAAAAAAGGAATTGAATTATTGGGATTGGAAAAACCGACCGAAAGTATATTATTTCATGCAGGTACTCAACAAGAGAAAGGAAAGACTAAAACTGCAGGAGGAAGGGTGCTAGCGGTTACATCATATGGAGATTCAATAAAAGAAGCTGTTGATAGAAGCTATAAAACCATATCATCTATTTGCTACGATGGAATCTATTATAGAAAAGATATTGGTAAGGACTTAATGTAA
- a CDS encoding cysteine desulfurase: MYNITNISDQFPILSEKVNGKPLVYLDNAATVQKPKQVIDAIVNYYTHTNANIHRGVHTLSQKATDAYEQARKKVADFIGASTNEIVFTRGTTESINLVAETFGKKFISAGDEIVITEMEHHSNILPWQKLCEEKGAKLIVAPINNSGELMLNEFEKLLSLKAKLIAITHVSNTLGTINPIKKIIELAHSKNIFVLIDGAQAVPHLKVNVKELDADFYCFSGHKMYAPTGIGALYIKEKWLAQLPTYQIGGGVIKTVSFTKTEYIDGPLKYEAGTPNIAGAIGLSAAIDFMNEIGIETIQHHEEKLLRYATEQITQLEKIKIIGTATEKAGVLSFIVEGAHPFDVGTLLDKMGIAVRTGHHCTQPLMEKYKIQGTVRASFACYNTIEEIDVFLEGLKKTIRMLVG, encoded by the coding sequence TTGTACAACATAACTAACATAAGCGACCAATTCCCAATACTTTCAGAGAAGGTAAATGGCAAACCATTGGTTTATTTGGACAATGCCGCCACTGTTCAAAAACCAAAACAAGTTATTGATGCTATTGTAAATTACTATACACACACCAACGCAAATATTCACAGAGGTGTTCATACGTTGAGTCAAAAAGCTACAGATGCTTATGAGCAAGCACGAAAAAAAGTAGCTGACTTTATTGGTGCCTCAACTAACGAAATAGTATTTACGCGTGGTACCACAGAATCAATAAATTTAGTTGCGGAAACCTTCGGAAAAAAATTTATTTCAGCAGGAGATGAAATTGTAATTACAGAAATGGAGCATCACAGTAATATTTTGCCTTGGCAAAAATTATGTGAAGAAAAAGGGGCAAAATTAATTGTTGCACCAATCAACAACTCTGGAGAATTGATGCTCAATGAATTTGAAAAATTACTCTCCCTAAAAGCCAAGTTGATTGCAATTACCCATGTATCAAACACATTGGGGACAATTAATCCAATAAAAAAAATAATAGAATTAGCTCATTCCAAAAATATATTTGTTCTTATAGATGGTGCACAGGCTGTGCCACACCTAAAAGTAAATGTAAAAGAGCTTGATGCCGATTTCTATTGCTTTAGTGGACACAAGATGTACGCACCTACGGGAATTGGTGCATTGTATATAAAAGAAAAGTGGTTGGCTCAATTGCCCACTTATCAGATTGGTGGTGGTGTTATAAAAACGGTTTCGTTTACCAAAACAGAATATATAGATGGACCTTTAAAATACGAAGCTGGTACTCCCAATATTGCCGGTGCCATAGGACTTAGTGCAGCTATAGATTTTATGAATGAAATTGGTATTGAAACCATTCAGCATCATGAAGAAAAGTTGCTGCGTTATGCAACAGAACAAATAACGCAACTGGAAAAAATAAAAATTATTGGGACAGCGACTGAAAAAGCTGGTGTGCTATCCTTCATTGTGGAAGGAGCACATCCATTCGATGTTGGAACACTGTTAGATAAAATGGGTATTGCTGTTCGTACGGGACACCACTGCACACAACCCTTGATGGAAAAATATAAAATTCAAGGTACCGTGCGCGCTTCCTTTGCTTGTTATAATACCATTGAGGAAATAGATGTATTTTTGGAGGGATTAAAAAAGACGATTAGGATGTTAGTTGGGTAA
- a CDS encoding SufE family protein produces the protein MTISAIEKEIIDEFSLFDNDWESKYEHLIDLGKSLPLINEKYKTEDRLIKGCQSRVWLHSELKNDTIVFTADSDAIITKGIVALLIRVLSNQTSENIINAKLDFIDKIGLKEHLSPTRANGLVSMIKQMKLDAIILKQNENEE, from the coding sequence ATGACAATAAGCGCCATAGAAAAAGAAATTATAGACGAGTTTTCCTTATTTGATAATGACTGGGAAAGTAAGTACGAGCACCTTATCGATTTAGGGAAGTCTCTTCCGTTAATTAACGAAAAGTACAAAACAGAAGATAGGCTTATAAAAGGCTGTCAAAGTCGTGTTTGGCTTCATTCAGAATTGAAAAATGATACTATTGTGTTCACCGCAGACAGTGACGCTATCATAACTAAGGGTATTGTAGCACTTTTGATTCGTGTGTTGTCAAACCAAACTTCTGAAAATATTATAAATGCAAAGTTAGACTTTATAGATAAAATTGGATTGAAAGAGCACCTCTCACCTACACGAGCCAATGGTTTGGTTAGTATGATAAAACAAATGAAACTGGATGCAATAATCCTAAAACAAAATGAAAATGAAGAATAA
- a CDS encoding WG repeat-containing protein: MKNNYDFVSDFYEDIALVLKNNKLGIIDKEGELILPPTKYTYVGSVSKLNEEFINGMKRDGLIVISIDGKFGFIDKTGKEIIPIIYDQINYFYGDLYIVKKDEKFGLIDKGVKQIVPMIYDSINSIPNNGKYDYATNTISYPVDGYYQVTKGDKFGFINYKGVETVPVEYDYDDYTIQIDEDVISVSKNGKWGIINMHNEVVVPFVYDSIKESRGLGVFPAMKNDAWGIIDKTGKEIAPLIYDDAYNNFSDFSVVQKDEKFGGIDPSGKLIIELIYDEFQVDPYDGEPVLISEGIFSVKKDGKWGHLAVSGKEITPTIYDSAGSFRNGTALVRVKDKIGRVNANGDEVIPCKYGKLQAFEDDKFFIASTKKGFVNNKTNGVINNKGEIVVPLEYEFISPLSITNLVGVMKDDKVGCIDLFTKKDIIPIIYDRIGTLDNEHERKTFATETGETLEEKTHPFLLRVLKDEKVGVFDKTGKTIIPIEYDAVNPITEGDLWLFELVKEGKLGIMNESGKLILPLEFDDKAVLLKRGILTLEKNGTTFSFNQEGTKIENV, encoded by the coding sequence ATGAAGAATAATTATGATTTTGTAAGTGATTTCTATGAAGATATAGCGCTTGTTTTAAAAAACAATAAACTAGGAATTATAGATAAAGAAGGCGAACTAATTTTACCACCTACTAAATATACCTATGTAGGTAGTGTAAGCAAGCTGAATGAAGAGTTTATTAACGGCATGAAGAGAGATGGACTTATTGTTATTTCCATTGATGGTAAATTTGGATTTATTGATAAAACCGGAAAGGAAATAATTCCCATAATATATGATCAGATTAATTATTTCTATGGGGATTTATACATAGTTAAAAAGGATGAAAAGTTTGGATTAATTGACAAAGGAGTGAAGCAAATTGTTCCTATGATTTATGACTCCATTAACTCAATACCCAATAATGGTAAATACGATTACGCAACAAACACTATTTCATACCCTGTTGATGGGTATTACCAGGTTACAAAAGGTGACAAGTTTGGTTTTATCAATTATAAAGGAGTTGAAACGGTGCCTGTTGAATATGATTATGATGATTATACAATTCAAATTGATGAGGATGTGATAAGTGTTAGTAAAAACGGGAAGTGGGGAATAATAAATATGCACAACGAGGTGGTAGTTCCATTTGTTTATGACTCGATAAAGGAATCAAGAGGGCTTGGTGTATTTCCTGCAATGAAAAATGACGCATGGGGTATTATTGATAAAACCGGAAAGGAAATAGCTCCATTAATATATGATGACGCATATAATAATTTTAGTGATTTTTCTGTGGTTCAGAAGGATGAAAAATTTGGTGGTATAGATCCTTCGGGGAAACTTATTATAGAATTAATTTATGATGAATTTCAAGTAGATCCTTATGATGGGGAACCTGTGCTAATCTCAGAAGGAATATTTTCCGTTAAAAAAGATGGCAAATGGGGGCATTTAGCGGTTTCAGGAAAAGAAATAACACCAACTATTTATGATAGTGCTGGTTCCTTCAGAAATGGAACCGCATTAGTTAGGGTCAAAGATAAGATCGGCAGGGTTAATGCGAATGGAGACGAAGTAATTCCATGTAAATATGGGAAACTACAAGCTTTTGAAGATGATAAATTTTTTATTGCCTCTACGAAAAAAGGCTTCGTAAACAACAAGACCAATGGTGTTATAAATAACAAAGGAGAAATCGTTGTTCCATTGGAATACGAATTCATTAGCCCGTTATCTATTACTAATTTGGTGGGAGTAATGAAAGATGATAAAGTAGGATGCATAGATCTCTTTACTAAAAAAGATATTATCCCTATTATTTATGATCGCATAGGCACATTGGATAATGAGCACGAACGAAAAACTTTCGCAACTGAAACGGGTGAAACGCTGGAAGAGAAAACACATCCGTTTTTACTACGGGTTTTAAAAGACGAAAAGGTCGGGGTTTTTGATAAAACCGGAAAAACAATAATTCCGATAGAATACGATGCGGTAAACCCAATAACAGAAGGGGATTTGTGGTTATTTGAACTAGTTAAAGAAGGGAAACTAGGTATTATGAACGAGTCGGGAAAATTAATTTTGCCACTTGAGTTTGATGATAAAGCGGTACTTCTGAAGAGAGGAATCTTAACTCTTGAAAAAAATGGAACAACCTTTTCGTTTAATCAAGAGGGAACGAAAATAGAAAATGTATAG
- a CDS encoding DUF59 domain-containing protein, whose translation MPAIIVTNNTELTQKVIDVIKSCYDPEIPVDIWELGLIYEINLNDDAELSVQMTLTSPSCPVAETLPPEVEQKLRDIPGIKSAKINLTFEPPWEKSMMSDVAQLELGFM comes from the coding sequence ATGCCTGCAATAATAGTAACAAACAATACAGAGCTTACTCAAAAGGTAATTGATGTAATTAAAAGCTGTTATGATCCTGAAATACCAGTAGATATATGGGAATTAGGACTCATCTATGAAATAAATTTGAACGATGATGCAGAACTTAGTGTACAAATGACACTAACATCTCCGTCTTGCCCAGTTGCAGAAACTTTGCCCCCTGAGGTAGAGCAAAAATTAAGAGATATTCCAGGAATAAAATCGGCTAAAATTAATTTGACTTTTGAGCCACCATGGGAAAAAAGTATGATGAGTGATGTAGCTCAGTTGGAGCTGGGGTTTATGTAG
- a CDS encoding CPBP family intramembrane metalloprotease: METIEKPFSKMPVSTRFWLLWLLLFIATAFASLISSLVIMNMTGIKSLEGLSILSDLSNPDVVFVLKMTQLISAVGAFIIPAHIFATLSSTNYRGYLNLTAANRNNQYVLAIVCMISALPLVNWLATINSSLHLPDALQSVEAWMRKSEKEAEQVTEAFLRMSGFKDLGLNIFIIGFIAAFAEELFFRGALQKVLKEWTKSEHAAVWISSALFSALHMQFLGFVPRLLLGVMLGYMKEWSGSLWVPILAHFVNNAGAVLLSFLIQKAIISDTTEDLGASGNDWIFVVLSGILLSALLFYFFKNRLKPQTTL; the protein is encoded by the coding sequence ATGGAAACAATTGAAAAGCCTTTTTCTAAAATGCCCGTTTCGACACGATTTTGGTTGTTGTGGTTGTTATTATTTATTGCTACTGCTTTTGCATCCCTCATTTCTTCGCTGGTAATAATGAATATGACTGGCATTAAAAGTTTAGAGGGGCTTTCGATATTATCTGATTTAAGTAATCCCGATGTTGTTTTTGTTTTGAAAATGACTCAATTGATTAGCGCTGTTGGTGCGTTTATTATACCGGCTCATATTTTTGCAACCCTGAGCAGTACTAATTATCGAGGATATTTAAACCTTACTGCTGCTAATAGAAACAATCAGTATGTGCTGGCAATCGTATGTATGATATCAGCATTGCCACTTGTAAACTGGTTGGCAACAATTAATTCATCCCTTCATTTACCCGATGCTTTGCAGTCGGTAGAAGCATGGATGCGAAAAAGTGAAAAGGAAGCTGAGCAAGTTACAGAGGCTTTTTTGAGAATGTCAGGATTTAAGGATTTGGGATTGAATATATTTATAATCGGTTTCATTGCAGCATTTGCCGAAGAGTTATTTTTTAGAGGGGCATTGCAAAAAGTGCTTAAAGAGTGGACTAAGAGCGAGCATGCTGCGGTTTGGATTTCTTCTGCCCTTTTTAGTGCATTGCACATGCAGTTTTTAGGCTTTGTGCCTAGATTATTGCTGGGTGTAATGCTGGGTTACATGAAAGAATGGTCAGGCTCGCTCTGGGTGCCAATTCTAGCACATTTTGTAAATAATGCAGGAGCGGTATTGCTTAGTTTTTTGATACAAAAAGCCATTATCTCTGATACTACAGAAGATTTAGGAGCTTCCGGTAACGATTGGATATTTGTAGTGTTGAGCGGAATACTACTTTCCGCACTTTTATTTTATTTTTTTAAAAACAGATTAAAACCACAAACTACGCTTTAA
- the acs gene encoding acetate--CoA ligase, whose translation MSNRITSLEQYHAEYAKSIANPKEFWAEKASHFTWRKKWDHILNWNFEEPNVKWFEGGKLNITENCLDRHLKEKGNQTAIIWEPNNPKEQALHITYNELHQQVSQFANVLKNNGAKKGDRICIYMPMIPELAIAVLACARIGAIHSVVFAGFSYNSVADRINDASCSLVITADGGFRGNKTISLKPIIDEALQHCPSVQKVIVCKRINESIEMNVDRDAWWHDEIKKVTSICEAETMDSEDKLFILYTSGSTGKPKGVVHTTAGYMVYTDYTFRNVFQYNSREVYWCTADVGWITGHSYLIYGPLLAGATTLMFEGIPTFPDAGRFWEIIDKHQVNIFYTAPTAIRSLEALGLDFVRPYKLDSLRVLGSVGEPINEEAWQWYHDNIGKGNCPIVDTWWQTETGGIMISPLAGITKTKPAYATLPLPGIQQVLVDENGKELVGNNVEGRLCIKFPWPSIIRTTYGNHERCRDAYFSHYKNYYFTGDGCKRDADGYYRITGRVDDVIKVSGHLLGTAEVENAINQHADIVESAVVGFPHDIKGWGIYAFVIDENGRKDIDVLKKEIIATVSNYMGAIAKPDKIQVVKGLPKTRSGKIMRRILRKIAEGEISSLGDTSTLLDPSVVEDIVKGMEN comes from the coding sequence ATGTCGAATCGAATTACCAGTTTAGAGCAATACCATGCAGAGTATGCTAAAAGCATTGCTAATCCTAAAGAATTTTGGGCAGAAAAAGCATCGCATTTTACATGGAGAAAAAAATGGGATCATATTCTAAATTGGAATTTTGAAGAGCCCAACGTAAAATGGTTTGAAGGTGGTAAATTAAACATTACAGAAAACTGTTTAGACCGGCACTTAAAAGAAAAAGGCAACCAAACAGCTATTATTTGGGAGCCGAACAACCCTAAAGAGCAAGCACTTCACATAACCTATAACGAGCTGCATCAACAGGTTTCTCAATTCGCAAATGTTTTAAAAAACAATGGAGCAAAAAAGGGAGACAGAATTTGTATTTACATGCCCATGATACCGGAGCTTGCAATTGCAGTGCTGGCTTGCGCTAGAATCGGAGCAATACATTCAGTTGTATTCGCAGGGTTCTCGTATAACTCCGTAGCCGATAGAATAAATGACGCTTCGTGTTCTTTAGTAATTACAGCCGATGGTGGGTTTAGAGGAAATAAAACGATTAGCCTAAAACCTATTATTGATGAGGCATTGCAACATTGTCCTTCTGTACAAAAAGTAATTGTGTGCAAAAGAATAAATGAATCTATTGAAATGAATGTCGATAGAGATGCTTGGTGGCATGATGAAATAAAGAAAGTAACGAGTATTTGCGAAGCAGAAACAATGGATTCGGAAGATAAACTTTTTATACTTTACACTTCCGGTTCTACTGGCAAACCAAAAGGTGTTGTTCACACAACAGCCGGATACATGGTTTATACCGACTATACATTTAGGAATGTATTTCAATACAATTCCAGAGAGGTGTATTGGTGTACTGCCGATGTGGGTTGGATTACAGGACACTCGTATTTAATTTATGGGCCACTGCTAGCGGGTGCAACAACATTAATGTTTGAAGGCATTCCTACATTTCCGGATGCAGGCAGGTTTTGGGAAATTATAGATAAGCACCAAGTGAATATATTTTACACGGCTCCAACAGCCATCCGTTCCTTAGAAGCATTGGGATTAGATTTTGTTAGACCATACAAACTAGATAGCTTACGTGTTTTGGGAAGTGTTGGAGAACCCATTAATGAAGAAGCTTGGCAATGGTACCATGACAATATTGGAAAGGGAAATTGTCCTATTGTTGATACGTGGTGGCAAACCGAAACCGGAGGAATTATGATTTCGCCTTTAGCAGGAATTACGAAAACAAAACCGGCATACGCTACACTTCCTTTGCCCGGAATTCAACAAGTTTTGGTAGATGAAAATGGGAAAGAACTAGTTGGAAACAATGTAGAAGGACGATTGTGTATAAAGTTTCCTTGGCCATCTATCATCCGCACTACATACGGAAACCACGAGCGTTGCAGAGATGCCTATTTTTCACACTACAAAAATTATTATTTTACAGGCGATGGATGCAAGCGTGATGCAGATGGATACTACCGAATAACCGGTCGTGTAGATGATGTCATAAAGGTTTCAGGACATTTGCTTGGAACGGCAGAGGTTGAAAATGCAATCAATCAACATGCTGATATTGTAGAAAGCGCAGTAGTAGGATTTCCACACGATATCAAAGGATGGGGAATTTATGCCTTTGTAATTGACGAAAATGGCAGGAAGGATATTGATGTGTTGAAAAAGGAAATTATTGCAACCGTATCAAACTACATGGGAGCAATCGCAAAGCCTGATAAAATACAAGTTGTAAAGGGGTTGCCGAAAACCCGCTCCGGAAAAATAATGCGCAGAATTTTACGAAAAATTGCAGAAGGAGAAATTTCTAGTTTGGGAGATACCTCTACACTACTTGATCCATCAGTGGTTGAAGATATTGTGAAGGGAATGGAAAACTAA
- a CDS encoding DUF2132 domain-containing protein, which translates to MNLNNNKDPLHGITLEMILNYLLEYYGWVQLGELIKINCFIENPSIKSSLTFLRKTPWARKKVERLYIDTIVK; encoded by the coding sequence ATGAATCTAAATAATAATAAAGACCCTCTACACGGAATTACTCTTGAAATGATACTAAACTATTTGCTAGAATACTATGGCTGGGTGCAACTTGGAGAATTAATTAAAATAAATTGTTTTATTGAGAATCCGAGTATTAAATCGAGCCTGACATTTTTAAGAAAAACACCCTGGGCTCGTAAGAAAGTGGAGCGGCTTTATATAGATACAATTGTAAAATAA
- a CDS encoding DUF559 domain-containing protein has product MKHKFITYNPKLKELARRLRNNSTKSEIKLWNYLKGDKLLGYDFHRQKPIGNYICDFFCKELMLAIEVDGYSHTLEDVQKKDIEKQKYLESLNITILRFTDTEIFEQIDNVIRKIEHWVREHTPSPSQEVNLRTSLLEEGLREV; this is encoded by the coding sequence ATGAAACATAAATTTATTACATATAACCCAAAACTAAAAGAACTCGCTCGTAGGTTGCGCAACAATAGCACAAAGTCTGAGATTAAGCTATGGAACTATTTAAAAGGCGATAAATTACTAGGGTATGACTTTCACCGACAAAAGCCTATTGGTAATTATATTTGTGATTTCTTTTGTAAAGAATTAATGTTGGCTATTGAGGTGGATGGCTATTCACATACACTAGAAGATGTACAAAAAAAAGATATTGAAAAGCAGAAGTATCTTGAAAGTCTAAACATTACTATTCTTAGATTTACGGATACAGAAATTTTTGAACAGATTGATAACGTTATTAGAAAAATAGAGCATTGGGTGAGAGAACACACCCCTAGCCCCTCTCAAGAGGTGAACCTACGCACTTCCCTCCTTGAGGAGGGACTAAGGGAGGTGTAA
- a CDS encoding VOC family protein, which translates to MFDIWHIAIPVTNIEESISFYCDFLGFIFIGTDENHNKKQAFIKTPGGNMSIELFIESNSINKKMPDHIAFECDDIETYINKLKSKNATIPTHLNSYDNGVRFFSLIDPQGIPLHFFKGRKLYEDSLIPSLRRAREV; encoded by the coding sequence ATGTTTGACATCTGGCACATAGCTATTCCTGTAACTAATATAGAAGAATCCATTTCTTTCTATTGCGATTTTCTTGGCTTCATTTTTATTGGAACCGATGAGAATCACAACAAAAAGCAAGCTTTTATTAAAACTCCTGGTGGTAATATGTCTATCGAATTATTTATTGAAAGCAACAGCATTAACAAAAAAATGCCCGATCATATTGCTTTTGAGTGCGATGATATTGAAACCTACATTAATAAATTAAAAAGCAAAAACGCAACTATTCCTACGCACCTTAATTCTTATGATAATGGTGTTCGCTTTTTTTCCTTGATAGATCCACAGGGTATTCCTTTGCATTTTTTTAAAGGAAGAAAACTTTATGAAGATTCATTAATTCCCTCCTTGAGGAGGGCCAGGGAGGTGTAA
- a CDS encoding four helix bundle protein: protein MATIQKFEDIVAWQKARELNKRIYLLTTNSAIAKDYGLRDQMRRCSISVMSNIAEGFERTGDKEFARFLSIAMGSCAELKSQLYAALDVGFITEMEFNSVVILVDETGKLIQSFRKYLRLTD, encoded by the coding sequence ATGGCAACGATACAAAAATTTGAAGATATTGTAGCTTGGCAAAAGGCGAGGGAATTAAATAAGCGGATTTATTTGCTTACAACCAACTCTGCGATTGCAAAGGATTATGGATTACGCGACCAAATGAGAAGATGTTCAATTTCTGTGATGTCGAATATTGCAGAAGGATTTGAAAGAACCGGAGATAAAGAGTTTGCAAGATTTTTGAGCATTGCGATGGGATCGTGTGCCGAATTAAAGTCACAACTTTATGCAGCACTGGATGTTGGATTTATAACTGAAATGGAATTTAATTCAGTTGTTATTCTCGTTGATGAAACTGGAAAGTTAATACAATCATTCAGAAAATATTTACGACTAACAGACTAG